One region of Sardina pilchardus chromosome 18, fSarPil1.1, whole genome shotgun sequence genomic DNA includes:
- the ddx43 gene encoding probable ATP-dependent RNA helicase DDX43, whose protein sequence is MSDWEDNNDADDVVNAKPAKPPAFKNSEWRPRPSEGKENVCFGVKRGQQSGRSDQDGTQWRSWRDQADTCSRDSRNGERDTSSRGRSQHGGNTSGSSNVMSFTVDNSVVGRVIGRGGSKIREIEESSGARIKINRGDSEGEVVIFGDIDVQQKAKEIIDDLISDNGPRFRDGPRAPAPAGRNGSCWSSSELQQSATKYSEQTERIDWLSIRENKEKYAIMKWQDLPPMKKDFYIEDPAVAARTAEEVDAWRKENNNIFVDDLKEEEKRPIPHPICTFLEAFLHFPGIMENIVRVGFAKPTPIQSQAWPIVLKGLDLIGIAQTGTGKTLAYLLPGFIHMDQQPLARDKRDGPGMLVLTPTRELALQIETECNKYSYKGFKSICIYGGGDRRAQIKMVTSGVDIVIATPGRLNDLQMNNLINLRTITYLVLDEADRMLDMGFEPQIMKIILDIRPDRQTVMTSATWPPGVRRLAKSYLKDPMMVYVGTLDLAAVNTVQQIVLFVQEEEKKAYVFDFIGNMQPEDKALIFVGRKANVDDLSSDLSLRGTAVQSLHGDREQCDREEALQDFRDGNVRILVATDLASRGLDVSDITHVFNFDFPRNIEEYVHRVGRTGRAGRSGVSVTLVTRDDWSKAAELISILERAGQEVPEELVLMAERFEKKQRERAMNPTRGGTRGGPGGGGRGGGRRDRDLTWI, encoded by the exons ATGTCTGATTGGGAAGACAACAATGATGCGGATGATGTCGTGAACGCAAAACCAGCAAAACCACCGGCATTCAAGAACTCTGAATGGCGACCTCGGCCCTCTGAAggtaaagaaaatgtatgtttcGGAGTAAAGCGTGGCCAACAATCAGGAAGGAGCGACCAAGATGGTACCCAGTGGAGAAGCTGGAGGGACCAAGCTGACACGTGTAGTCGCGACTCAAGAAATGGTGAACGTGATACAAGCAGTAGGGGACGTAGTCAGCATGGAGGGAATACTTCAGGTTCATCCAACGTTATGTCCTTCACTGTGGATAATTCTGTGGTTGGACGAGTAATTG GTCGAGGTGGAAGTAAAATACGCGAAATTGAAGAGTCAAGTGGAGCAAGAATTAAG ATCAACCGTGGCGATTCTGAGGGCGAAGTTGTGATCTTTGGTGATATCGACGTTCAACAGAAAGCCAAAGAGATAATTGATGACTTGATTTCAGACAATGGCCCAAGGTTTCGAGATG ggCCCAGAGCACCTGCCCCTGCCGGCAGAAATGGCTCCTGCTGGTCCTCTTCTGAGCTACAGCAGTCCGCCACAAAGTACTCAGAGCAGACTGAACGTATCGACTGGTTATCCATCAGAGAGAACAAGGAAAAGTATGCGATCATGAAATGGCAAG ACCTTCCTCCAATGAAAAAGGATTTTTACATAGAGGATCCAGCAGTTGCAGCTCGAACTGCAGAGGAGGTTGATGCTTGGCG gaaagaaaacaacaatatTTTCGTGGATGatctgaaggaggaggagaaaaggcccATCCCACATCCAATCTGCACTTTTTTGGAGGCCTTCCTGCATTTTCCTGGGATCATGGAAAATATAGTCCGGGTGGGATTCGCCAAACCAACGCCCATACAG TCCCAGGCATGGCCCATAGTCTTGAAAGGTTTGGACTTGATCGGAATAGCCCAGACAGGCACGGGGAAGACCCTGGCCTACCTCCTGCCAGGATTCATCCACATGGATCAGCAGCCGCT GGCAAGGGACAAACGCGATGGGCCTGGCATGTTGGTGCTGACACCGACTCGAGAGCTGGCCCTGCAGATTGAGACTGAATGTAACAAGTACAGCTACAAAGGCTTCAAGAG TATCTGTATCTATGGCGGTGGAGATCGCAGGGCCCAGATCAAGATGGTGACCAGTGGTGTGGACATAGTCATCGCCACCCCTGGCCGGCTCAATGACCTGCAGATGAACAACCTGATCAACCTGCGCACCATCACCTATCTT GTTTTGGATGAGGCCGATCGGATGTTGGACATGGGTTTTGAGCCTCAGATCATGAAGATAATTCTGGACATTCGGCCTGACCGGCAGACGGTCATGACCAG TGCCACCTGGCCGCCAGGTGTGCGGCGTCTGGCCAAGTCCTACCTGAAGGACCCCATGATGGTGTACGTGGGCACGCTGGATCTGGCA GCTGTGAACACAGTCCAGCAGATAGTCCTCTTTGttcaggaagaggagaagaaggcatACGTGTTTGACTTCATCGGCAACATGCAGCCTGAGGACAAGGCTCTGATCTTTGTGGGAAGAAAGGCAAA CGTGGATGACCTCTCCAGTGACCTGTCTCTAAGAGGCACCGCTGTGCAGTCCCTCCATGGGGACCGAGAGCAGTGTGACCGCGAGGAGGCCCTGCAGGACTTCCGAGATG GTAATGTGCGTATACTGGTGGCCACAGACCTGGCGTCCAGGGGATTGGATGTCAGTGACATCACACACGTCTTCAACTTTGACTTTCCACGGAACATTGAAGAGTATGTTCATCGCGTGGGACGCACAGGTCGAGCAgg CCGCTCAGGTGTGTCTGTAACGCTGGTAACGAGAGATGACTGGAGCAAGGCAGCAGAGCTGATCAGCATTCTGGAAAGAGCGGGTCAG gaGGTTCCAGAGGAGTTGGTCTTGATGGCAGAACGGTTCGagaaaaagcagagagagagggccatgAATCCTACACGAGGAGGGACAAgaggaggaccaggaggaggagggcgtgggggagggagaagagacagagatttAACCTGGATCTAA